In Chaetodon trifascialis isolate fChaTrf1 chromosome 23, fChaTrf1.hap1, whole genome shotgun sequence, the following proteins share a genomic window:
- the kiaa0232 gene encoding uncharacterized protein KIAA0232 homolog, giving the protein MRPVSTDSDGPAPPENLSCPFPLVGPLPASEMSLLQSLGPVQSWLGQELEKCGIDAMIYTRYVLSLLLHDSYDYDLQDQENDIFLGWEKGTGKKWGKSKKKGGTDLSLEEMKKQAAVQCLRSASDENSGIESLVEELCSKLKDIQNKQKEEKQIQKKSDGSQSPERAESPSSKDQVEMYYEAFPPLSEKPVCLQEIMTVWNKAKACAYSSSSSSAAPQTSTDTSSPKDCNSEGEAAKERNLEVCGTITTVTNERGQQRRSKKEKENRYHGGAAAEEKSTVYSKRQTRHRSEGKYRPRSWSSGSSEAGSSSSGNQGDSKSSRSKAVRIRHKSREAAKNKRTRNSGHVKLQVKVIDKEERRNTGGSSSSATGGAAKQSQLYKKGKRPLKEIRKDPSWKEAKESGVEARNKKEYMEEPLWYTEPITEYFVPFSSRQSKLETKYRSKVDSPDGFALSADMERLPERIQGICIANESNQRAYLAAGSFVDGHFVEGPGEAEEETAELTGTSSCPQPEDSRDLDDKHLSEFTHFYEVDIYQSILDTSASDSIQESRILSMIRQKSKEQRDVEAECCLVLDGLEQQGKSAIRADSREASGSVGFFMEDLENMAQVWGCYSPSTSEDIDGESFVGDSPIRLSPLLDSVSFTLSKLSGNLEEPPVPEATSEPSCLNSSCFSLFELQYDSPTFPFPHDSLTVCHENNTDSSSCLDPHSNKQSRLLIWTKNSAFDETEHCSNLSTRTCSPWSHSEETRSDNEQGNVPTEDAAQIGNEEIDCIIPPLSGTYLEDEILDFLQENSGHKSEEVNANTASNQTFTKKSKLESICGIALEEDESKQYSTGMFSDNTNQHSDDYSSGIIKDIWTAIGDDKSVRSRQGAEKPSKALFSDESSGYCCSCLEVQAKGVPIQGPQKKAVQRSEYHLWEGKKEEQDLAKNKLSKVDGAGDYMTPSKPWDLNSDKESTSFILGGVYGELKTLSGDKNWAVVPPSDTQDSLLQCAAAAASASGTDMLTITGTDVFMNTGSCFAPGHRPLWRPLVSFGQSDQAIRGSGDGLNKGFSFIFHEDLLGSYGGLRSEEQGLEYPFASFNLNNPFSQVLHVECSFEPEDMASFSPGFKPKSILCSDSENEAFHPRIYGINRTQYRAIRISPRTHFRPISASELSPSGVSDSEAETDKEEMSFPVLAPVDVFDDPQADLKPLEEDAECEGPYYGKSELESGKFLPRLKKSGMEKSAQTSLDSQEGSSTLLPIAEQEICLDCKTTAAASTAGEETDVSVCKIQTDESSGEKQSCLCSPAGQIPKYGIAYDFVGDVPEFPLLNVSGQGGTGNQQDECWWQNTLCSPLFPGSQCTGSSNI; this is encoded by the exons AACTCTGGAATTGAGAGCCTGGTTGAAGAGCTTTGCTCTAAACTAAAGGACATCCAAAACAAGCAGAAAG aagaaaaacagattcaaaaGAAATCTGATGGCTCTCAGTCTCCAGAGCGAGCTGAGTCCCCCTCTTCAAAGGACCAGGTGGAAAT gtaTTATGAAGCCTTTCCTCCTTTGTCAGAGAAACCTGTTTGTCTCCAAGAGATCATGACGGTGTGGAACAAAGCTAAGGCCTGTGCATACTCAAGTTCATCATCCTCTGCAGCCCctcagaccagcacagacacCTCTTCCCCAAAAGATTGCAACAGTGAAGGCGAGGCTGCAAAGGAGCGAAACCTTGAGGTGTGTGGTACCATCACTACTGTGACCAACGAAAGAGGCCAGCAACGACGAAgcaagaaggaaaaagaaaatcgATACCATGGCGGTGCAGCAGCGGAGGAGAAGTCCACAGTCTACTCTAAGAGACAGACGAGACACAGATCTGAGGGCAAATACAGACCCAGATCCTGGTCTTCTGGCTCTAGTGAGGCTGGCTCAAGCTCAAGTGGAAACCAGGGTGACTCTAAGTCATCTAGAAGCAAAGCAGTTAGAATAAGGCACAAATCCAGGGAGGCTGCAAAGAATAAGAGAACACGCAACAGCGGGcatgtgaagctgcaggtgaaggTAATCGACAAAGAGGAGCGAAGAAACACAGGAGGGAGCAGTAGCAGTGCCACTGGAGGCGCTGCCAAACAATCACAGCTTTACAAAAAGGGGAAGAGACCTCTGAAGGAGATTCGTAAAGATCCAAGCTGGAAGGAAGCAAAAGAGTCCGGAGTTGAGGCCAGAAACAAAAAGGAGTATATGGAGGAGCCACTTTGGTACACAGAGCCCATCACAGAGTATTTTGTACctttcagcagcagacaaagcAAGCTGGAAACAAAATATCGAAGCAAGGTAGACTCTCCCGATGGCTTCGCCTTGTCAGCTGACATGGAGAGGCTGCCGGAGAGAATCCAGGGAATCTGCATTGCCAATGAGAGCAACCAGAGAGCATACCTAGCAGCAGGCTCATTTGTGGATGGGCACTTTGTGGAAGGGCCTGGCGAAGCAGAAGAGGAAACTGCTGAACTCACTGGGACCTCAAGCTGCCCTCAGCCAGAGGATAGTAGAGATTTAGATGACAAGCATCTGTCTGAATTCACTCACTTCTATGAAGTTGATATTTATCAATCCATATTGGATACTAGTGCCTCAGACTCTATACAAGAGAGTCGGATCTTAAGCATGATTCgacaaaaaagcaaagagcaAAGAGACGTTGAGGCAGAATGTTGTTTAGTGTTAGATGGCCTTGAGCAGCAAGGGAAAAGTGCAATACGGGCGGACTCACGGGAAGCTTCGGGATCTGTTGGATTCTTCATGGAGGATCTTGAAAACATGGCTCAAGTGTGGGGATGTTATTCACCATCTACTTCAGAAGATATAGATGGAGAAAGCTTTGTAGGAGACTCTCCCATTCGACTCTCCCCCCTTCTTGATAGCGTTTCATTCACCCTGAGCAAACTATCTGGAAATCTGGAGGAGCCACCTGTTCCTGAAGCCACCAGTGAACCATCTTGTTTGAACTCatcctgcttctctctttttGAGCTGCAGTATGACAGCCCCACTTTTCCTTTTCCCCACGACTCACTCACCGTGTGTCACGAAAACAACACAGATTCTAGTAGCTGTCTCGACCCACATTCTAATAAACAGTCTCGTTTGCTAATATGGACCAAAAATAGTGCCTTTGACGAAACTGAACACTGTTCTAACCTTTCAACACGAACTTGCAGTCCGTGGTCACATTCAGAGGAGACTCGTTCAGACAATGAGCAGGGAAATGTTCCAACAGAGGATGCTGCTCAAATTGGCAATGAAGAGATTGATTGTATAATCCCGCCTCTCTCTGGTACCTATCTGGAGGATGAAATCTTGGATTTTTTGCAAGAAAACTCTGGCCATAAGTCTGAGGAGGTCAATGCAAATACAGCATCAAATCAGACCTTCACCAAAAAATCAAAATTGGAGTCAATTTGTGGTATAGCACTGGAAGAGGATGAGAGTAAACAGTACAGCACTGGCATGTTTTCGGACAACACAAACCAACACAGTGATGACTACAGCTCAGGGATAATAAAGGACATTTGGACTGCAATAGGAGATGACAAATCTGTAAGGTCAAGGCAAGGAGCAGAAAAACCAAGCAAGGCGCTATTCTCAGATGAGTCAAGTGGTTACTGCTGCAGTTGTCTGGAAGTGCAGGCAAAAGGAGTTCCAATTCAGGGACCTCAGAAAAAGGCAGTGCAGCGATCAGAATATCACCTTTGGGAAGGCAAGAAAGAAGAACAGGACTTAGCCAAAAACAAACTCTCCAAGGTAGATGGTGCTGGGGATTACATGACTCCGTCCAAGCCCTGGGACTTGAACTCTGACAAGGAGAGTACGTCATTCATCCTAGGAGGGGTGTATGGAGAGTTGAAGACACTAAGCGGTGATAAGAATTGGGCTGTTGTGCCGCCAAGTGACACCCAAGATAGTCTGCTCCAGTGTGCCGCTGCAGCTGCATCTGCTTCTGGCACAGACATGCTTACCATCACTGGCACAGATGTGTTCATGAACACTGGCAGCTGCTTTGCCCCTGGGCACAGGCCCCTGTGGAGGCCTCTTGTGTCCTTTGGGCAGAGTGACCAGGCCATTAGAGGAAGCGGAGATGGATTGAATAAGggattttctttcatcttccaTGAAGATTTGCTTGGATCTTACGGAGGCTTGCGTAGTGAGGAGCAAGGTTTAGAATATCCATTTGCATCCTTCAACCTGAACAATCCCTTCTCTCAAGTCCTCCATGTTGAGTGTTCTTTTGAGCCTGAGGACATGGCTTCGTTCAGTCCGGGGTTCAAGCCCAAATCTATTCTTTGCTCAGACTCTGAGAATGAAGCCTTCCACCCACGAATATATGGCATCAACCGGACGCAGTACAGGGCCATTCGCATTTCCCCCAGGACTCATTTCCGACCAATATCCGCCTCAGAGTTGTCTCCTAGTGGAGTGAGTGATTCAGAGGCCGAGACTGACAAAGAGGAGATGAGTTTTCCCGTCCTGGCGCCGGTGGACGTCTTTGATGATCCTCAGGCAGACCTCAAACCTCTGGAGGAGGATGCAGAATGTGAGGGCCCTTATTATGGGAAGTCAGAACTGGAATCTGGTAAATTCTTACCCAGATTAAAGAAGTCTGGCATGGAGAAGAGTGCCCAGACCTCTCTGGATTCACAGGAGGGCTCCAGTACCCTCCTGCCAATTGCTGAGCAAGAGATTTGCTTAGACTGCAAAACGACAGCAGCTGCATCAACTGCAGGTGAAGAGACAGACGTCTCAGTCTGCAAGATTCAAACGGATGAATCTTCAGGAGAAAAACAGTCCTGCTTATGTTCGCCAGCAGGTCAGATCCCAAAATATGGGATTGCTTATGACTTTGTTGGAGATGTGCCAGAG ttcCCTCTATTAAATGTAAGTGGACAGGGAGGAACTGGCAACCAGCAAGATGAGTGCTGGTGGCAGAACACGCTCTGTTCCCCCCTTTTCCCTGGATCTCAGTGTACAG GGAGCAGCAACATTTGA